The following proteins are encoded in a genomic region of Rhizobium sp. NLR16a:
- a CDS encoding ABC transporter ATP-binding protein — MPTPILIIDKLHIGYGDKVVISDLSIEIHEGEFVALLGASGSGKSSVLRTLAGFHPVMSGRIILEGKDITIEPPERRNVGMVFQNYALFPTMTAFENIAFALRVAKIPQGEIVKRVTQIAETSGITEQLHKKPATMSGGQQQRVAIARALVAGSKVLLFDEPLSNLDAKVRVTMRREIKRLQQEFGFTAVFVTHDQEDALTMSDTIVVLANGGVEQIGDGRTLYRKPATPFICEFIGTANELLAPVVAQILGRDVRGRIFVRHEDVFVGKAVEAGLPATVRHVEFLGAHSRIDLDAGGHLISAARMGHELPEIGETVSWTVRPGSAHIFEEAGR, encoded by the coding sequence ATGCCGACCCCGATCCTCATCATCGATAAACTGCATATTGGCTATGGCGACAAGGTTGTCATCAGCGACCTCTCGATTGAGATTCACGAAGGCGAGTTCGTTGCTCTGCTCGGGGCTTCCGGCAGCGGCAAATCCAGCGTCCTAAGGACCCTGGCTGGCTTTCATCCGGTCATGAGCGGTCGGATTATTCTTGAAGGAAAAGATATTACCATCGAGCCTCCGGAGCGGCGCAACGTCGGCATGGTATTCCAGAACTATGCGCTGTTTCCAACGATGACGGCTTTCGAGAATATCGCCTTTGCTTTGCGTGTGGCGAAGATCCCGCAGGGCGAGATTGTCAAGCGTGTCACCCAGATCGCCGAAACATCCGGGATTACGGAGCAACTGCACAAGAAGCCCGCGACCATGTCAGGTGGGCAACAACAGCGGGTCGCGATTGCGCGCGCGCTCGTCGCGGGCTCCAAGGTGCTTTTGTTCGACGAACCATTGTCCAATCTCGACGCCAAGGTGCGAGTGACGATGCGCCGCGAGATCAAGAGGCTCCAGCAGGAATTTGGCTTCACGGCGGTCTTTGTCACGCATGATCAGGAAGATGCACTCACCATGTCCGACACGATCGTCGTGCTGGCGAACGGTGGCGTTGAACAGATCGGTGACGGACGTACTCTTTATCGAAAGCCCGCGACGCCGTTCATCTGCGAGTTTATCGGCACCGCCAACGAGCTGCTCGCACCGGTTGTCGCGCAAATTCTGGGCCGCGACGTTCGGGGGCGCATCTTTGTCCGCCACGAAGATGTGTTCGTCGGGAAAGCGGTAGAAGCCGGGTTGCCGGCGACCGTCCGCCATGTGGAATTTCTTGGCGCCCACAGCCGCATCGACCTGGATGCCGGCGGACACTTAATTTCGGCCGCCAGGATGGGGCACGAGTTACCTGAAATCGGTGAGACCGTGTCCTGGACGGTCCGGCCGGGCTCGGCGCATATCTTCGAGGAAGCGGGCAGATGA
- a CDS encoding ROK family transcriptional regulator has translation MKFESQPSYSLGQRTPASREVAVGENGGNVTLVSQSALGAINRGRVLQALYDNGPKSRADLARLAGVNRTTITGIVQPMIEDQLLIEGDASPSDVKGGKPARPLYFNPDAPMLGAVLLLPGTIQTCLVALTGEIKAVAKAEFDTHGDTEAFIAVMTETLTATLSQAQQAPFGIGVASAGMIDSDNGTILTVNLAPVLTGLPLVAILQERFSLPVAIDHHPRALLVGDRWFGPGRGQQNFAAVYTGEVLGGAFFIDGKVYRGLAGSGGELGHTVVQIDGAPCNCGKHGCWETVAALPWLRKEAARMGLPHPKSITCARLVKEADEGSNAAEELLVRYTRNVAFGIVNLQQTLSLNSYVLHGDIAGGGMKAAELIRQHVEQLVVKRPGQEISITVNGIGEGHTALRGAAGLVLSSHLKLVI, from the coding sequence TTGAAGTTTGAGAGCCAGCCGTCCTATTCGTTGGGCCAGCGCACCCCTGCCAGCAGAGAAGTTGCCGTCGGCGAGAACGGCGGTAACGTGACACTTGTCTCCCAATCGGCGCTTGGAGCGATAAACCGCGGTCGCGTCCTTCAAGCCTTATATGACAACGGACCCAAAAGCCGGGCAGATCTCGCTCGACTTGCAGGTGTCAACCGGACCACGATAACCGGTATTGTGCAGCCGATGATCGAAGACCAGCTTCTTATTGAGGGAGATGCGTCGCCTTCCGACGTCAAAGGCGGCAAGCCGGCTCGTCCGCTTTATTTTAACCCCGATGCACCAATGCTTGGCGCAGTCCTCCTTCTGCCCGGCACGATACAAACATGCCTCGTGGCGTTAACCGGTGAGATCAAGGCCGTTGCGAAAGCTGAATTTGATACGCATGGCGACACAGAAGCATTCATCGCGGTCATGACGGAGACGCTTACTGCCACACTGTCTCAGGCCCAGCAGGCGCCGTTTGGCATTGGCGTGGCCTCTGCTGGAATGATCGACAGTGACAATGGAACCATTCTCACCGTCAATCTTGCTCCCGTTCTAACGGGACTTCCCCTCGTAGCAATACTACAAGAACGCTTCTCTCTTCCGGTTGCCATCGATCACCACCCCCGTGCCTTGCTTGTTGGGGACAGATGGTTCGGACCCGGTCGCGGTCAACAAAATTTCGCAGCGGTCTATACTGGCGAGGTTCTCGGCGGCGCCTTCTTCATCGACGGCAAGGTCTATCGTGGGCTCGCCGGATCCGGCGGCGAGCTCGGGCACACCGTGGTGCAGATCGATGGTGCCCCTTGCAACTGCGGAAAGCACGGCTGCTGGGAGACGGTCGCTGCTCTTCCGTGGTTACGAAAGGAAGCCGCCCGAATGGGCTTGCCGCATCCCAAGAGCATCACCTGTGCCAGGCTTGTCAAGGAAGCAGACGAAGGCTCGAATGCGGCAGAGGAGCTTCTCGTCCGTTACACACGGAACGTGGCTTTCGGCATCGTCAATCTGCAGCAAACACTCTCCCTCAACTCCTACGTCCTTCATGGAGACATCGCCGGAGGCGGAATGAAGGCAGCAGAGCTGATCAGGCAGCATGTAGAGCAGCTAGTGGTGAAGAGACCTGGTCAGGAGATATCGATCACGGTGAATGGTATCGGCGAAGGCCATACGGCTCTGCGCGGCGCCGCCGGTCTGGTTTTATCCAGCCACCTCAAGCTGGTCATTTGA
- a CDS encoding sugar ABC transporter permease, with the protein MHTTTVCSPRALGPARKSFIRRNLPYLLIAPSVVMLLALIAYPLLFALRSSFYFWNLQIGPEPLQFIGFENYVQAFNAFDFRAALTNTLILSILGTALEFTFGLAIALILLKALPGMNIVRALLILPTTIAPIVVGFLFRYLYDPGGGLLSWVLQSLWLPVPAEGILGSPSTALAAILFVDIWQWTPFFAIVLYASLLAVPDEILEAARLDRASAWTILMRIKLPLIKRTAIIIVMLRFMQIFNTFDTVLVLTRGGPGTSTRTLGYSLYEQGLVNFNIGLVSAMTWITVLIVNVIVALYVFFAFRNEEW; encoded by the coding sequence ATGCACACGACTACTGTTTGCTCTCCGCGAGCCCTCGGGCCCGCCCGGAAGAGCTTTATCCGACGAAACCTGCCCTACTTGCTGATTGCGCCTTCGGTGGTGATGCTGCTCGCTCTGATCGCCTACCCCTTGCTGTTTGCCCTAAGATCGAGCTTCTATTTCTGGAACCTGCAAATCGGCCCGGAGCCGCTCCAGTTCATTGGGTTCGAGAATTATGTGCAGGCCTTCAACGCTTTCGACTTTCGCGCCGCGCTCACCAATACCCTGATCCTGTCGATCCTTGGCACGGCACTTGAGTTCACGTTTGGCCTGGCGATCGCGCTCATTCTGCTCAAGGCACTGCCTGGCATGAACATCGTGCGGGCCCTGCTGATCCTGCCAACAACGATCGCGCCCATCGTAGTCGGCTTTTTGTTCCGCTACCTCTATGATCCCGGCGGTGGCCTGTTGAGTTGGGTGTTGCAGTCGCTCTGGCTCCCCGTTCCCGCAGAAGGAATTCTTGGCTCGCCATCGACAGCACTCGCGGCGATCCTCTTCGTCGACATCTGGCAGTGGACACCGTTCTTTGCAATCGTTCTCTATGCGAGCCTTTTGGCCGTGCCGGACGAGATTTTGGAGGCCGCGCGCCTGGATCGCGCGTCTGCATGGACGATCCTGATGCGGATCAAGCTACCGCTGATCAAACGCACCGCAATCATTATCGTCATGCTGCGCTTCATGCAGATCTTCAACACCTTCGACACGGTGCTTGTGCTCACGCGCGGCGGACCGGGCACGTCTACACGCACCCTTGGATACTCACTCTACGAACAGGGCCTTGTGAACTTCAACATCGGACTGGTCAGTGCCATGACCTGGATCACCGTGCTGATCGTCAACGTCATCGTTGCACTGTACGTCTTCTTCGCGTTCCGAAACGAGGAGTGGTAA
- a CDS encoding iron ABC transporter permease, whose protein sequence is MNRAAPVERVVYWIGVAALIWIVITFLILPLVASLHAAFFKDGSLVVGQIASELSRSRRVRAALWNTLWMTSATMVTVTIVGMFQVVVLEYFHVRGRALLKIAYATPLVFGGVVAAAGYNFTYGPSGAVTHLVKAAVSSLPQAWFIGWFGVLFTHTFLMTNFYYLFLRAAMRRVDYATIEAARSMGASEYTILWRVVLPAIMPTFLAVTLLTLYTAISSFAAPQVLGGRDFHMLSQMVLTLNSLRRPDMAALLALMMGLCLMALILLSQYFEARGSYVGGAKATAPIQLRKICSPIGNAVLHLFAYLLVAIYTVPIALVVLFSFAPAASIGIEVIPSSLTLKNYTRVFTEGSAFLPFFNSIVMSFVAVSAALVVTLFAVPVILGRRSWLTRLLDITFFLPWVVPSILLAVGLIVTFDSPNPLVGNAVLLGGYWLLPIGYAIVALPLMVRFLRAAFVGIDPAYNEAARSMGATGLYRYRRIILPIVAPTVILVAGMAFNDLLSEYPLSAFLYNVNNKPLPIAIVDSSLSVDPEQAALNLVYVNLIMVFSMAIILLAERIGLGKGPETTTL, encoded by the coding sequence ATGAACCGCGCGGCGCCCGTCGAGCGCGTAGTCTATTGGATCGGAGTGGCGGCCCTGATCTGGATCGTCATCACCTTCCTGATCCTGCCGCTAGTCGCGTCACTTCATGCGGCCTTTTTCAAGGACGGCAGCCTGGTGGTCGGCCAGATCGCAAGCGAACTTTCAAGATCACGAAGAGTGCGCGCTGCCCTTTGGAACACGCTTTGGATGACGTCAGCGACCATGGTTACGGTGACCATTGTCGGGATGTTCCAGGTCGTCGTCCTTGAATATTTTCACGTACGCGGTCGCGCACTCTTGAAAATCGCCTATGCAACGCCCCTGGTCTTCGGCGGTGTCGTTGCGGCGGCGGGCTACAACTTCACCTATGGTCCCAGCGGTGCGGTGACACATCTGGTGAAGGCCGCCGTCTCCAGCCTCCCGCAAGCCTGGTTCATCGGCTGGTTTGGCGTGCTCTTCACGCATACCTTTCTGATGACCAACTTTTACTATCTTTTTCTGCGCGCTGCGATGCGCCGCGTCGACTACGCAACAATCGAAGCTGCGCGCAGTATGGGTGCCTCGGAATATACGATCCTGTGGCGTGTGGTACTGCCCGCGATCATGCCGACGTTCCTCGCCGTCACCCTTCTCACCCTTTACACCGCAATCAGCTCTTTCGCCGCCCCTCAGGTGCTGGGCGGTCGCGATTTCCACATGCTGAGCCAGATGGTGCTGACCTTGAACAGCCTGCGCCGTCCCGACATGGCCGCCTTACTCGCGCTTATGATGGGACTATGTCTCATGGCGCTTATACTGCTGTCTCAATATTTCGAAGCGCGCGGCTCCTATGTCGGCGGCGCGAAAGCGACTGCGCCCATCCAGCTACGCAAAATTTGCAGCCCCATCGGCAATGCAGTGCTACATTTGTTTGCCTATCTTCTCGTGGCTATCTATACGGTGCCGATCGCGCTTGTCGTACTCTTCTCCTTCGCCCCTGCCGCGAGCATCGGCATCGAAGTGATCCCATCCAGCCTGACATTGAAGAACTATACCCGCGTCTTCACCGAAGGCAGCGCCTTTCTTCCGTTTTTCAACTCCATAGTGATGAGCTTTGTCGCGGTATCGGCGGCGCTCGTCGTTACACTGTTTGCCGTCCCGGTTATTCTTGGCCGCCGCAGTTGGCTGACGCGCCTTCTGGACATCACTTTCTTCCTGCCATGGGTAGTTCCTAGCATTCTGCTCGCTGTCGGGCTGATCGTCACCTTTGACTCGCCAAACCCGCTCGTTGGAAACGCAGTCCTCCTCGGCGGCTACTGGCTCCTGCCGATTGGCTACGCCATCGTCGCCTTGCCGCTGATGGTGAGGTTCCTGAGGGCCGCCTTCGTAGGAATTGATCCGGCCTATAACGAGGCCGCCCGCTCGATGGGCGCCACCGGTCTTTATCGCTATCGCCGCATCATTCTGCCGATAGTGGCGCCGACTGTAATCCTCGTCGCCGGGATGGCCTTCAACGATCTCTTGTCAGAATACCCCTTGTCGGCCTTTCTATACAACGTCAATAACAAGCCGCTGCCGATTGCAATCGTAGACAGCTCGCTGTCTGTCGATCCTGAGCAGGCGGCCCTCAACCTCGTCTACGTCAATCTGATCATGGTGTTTTCAATGGCGATCATTCTGTTGGCCGAGCGGATCGGCCTTGGCAAAGGTCCAGAAACCACAACATTGTAG
- a CDS encoding NADP-dependent isocitrate dehydrogenase, which translates to MNKIKVANPVADLDGDEMTRIIWQLIKDKLIHPYLDLDIDYFDLSVENRDATNDQVTVDAANAIKKYGVGIKCATITPDEARVKEFNLKEMWKSPNGTIRNILGGVIFREPIICKNVPRLVPGWTKPIVVGRHAFGDQYRATDFKFPGKGKLTIKFVGEDGTVIEKEVFNAPGAGVAMAMYNLDESIREFARASMMYGLMRKWPVYLSTKNTILKAYDGRFKDIFEEVYETEFKDQFKDAGITYEHRLIDDMVASALKWSGGYVWACKNYDGDVQSDTVAQGFGSLGLMTSVLLTPDGKTVEAEAAHGTVTRHYRQHQKGQETSTNSIASIFAWTRGLAHRAKLDDNAELARFAATLEKVCVDTVESGFMTKDLARLIGPDQPWLSTTAFLDKIDQNLQKAMA; encoded by the coding sequence ATGAACAAGATCAAGGTCGCCAATCCCGTCGCCGATCTCGACGGCGATGAAATGACGCGCATTATCTGGCAGCTCATCAAGGATAAGCTGATCCATCCGTATCTCGACCTCGACATCGACTATTTCGACCTCTCGGTCGAAAACCGCGACGCCACCAACGACCAGGTCACTGTCGACGCCGCCAACGCCATCAAGAAGTACGGCGTCGGCATCAAGTGCGCGACGATCACGCCGGATGAAGCCCGCGTCAAGGAATTCAACCTCAAGGAAATGTGGAAGAGCCCGAACGGCACGATCCGCAACATCCTCGGCGGCGTCATCTTCCGCGAGCCGATCATCTGCAAGAACGTGCCGCGCCTCGTTCCCGGCTGGACCAAGCCGATCGTCGTCGGCCGCCACGCCTTCGGCGACCAGTACCGCGCCACCGATTTCAAGTTCCCCGGCAAGGGCAAGCTGACAATCAAGTTCGTCGGCGAAGACGGCACCGTCATCGAGAAGGAAGTCTTCAACGCACCGGGCGCCGGCGTTGCCATGGCCATGTACAATCTCGACGAATCGATCCGCGAATTTGCCCGCGCCTCGATGATGTACGGCCTGATGCGCAAGTGGCCGGTCTATCTGTCGACCAAGAACACCATCCTCAAGGCCTATGACGGCCGCTTCAAGGACATCTTCGAGGAAGTCTACGAGACCGAATTCAAGGACCAGTTCAAGGACGCCGGCATCACCTACGAACACCGCCTGATCGACGACATGGTCGCCTCTGCGCTGAAGTGGTCGGGCGGCTATGTCTGGGCCTGCAAGAATTATGACGGCGATGTCCAGTCCGATACGGTCGCCCAGGGTTTTGGCTCGCTCGGCCTGATGACCTCGGTACTGCTCACCCCCGACGGCAAGACGGTGGAAGCCGAAGCTGCCCACGGCACGGTGACGCGCCACTACCGCCAGCATCAGAAGGGCCAGGAAACCTCGACGAACTCGATCGCCTCGATCTTCGCCTGGACGCGTGGCCTGGCGCATCGCGCCAAGCTCGACGACAATGCCGAGCTTGCCCGCTTCGCCGCAACGCTCGAAAAGGTCTGCGTCGACACTGTCGAATCCGGTTTCATGACCAAGGACCTGGCGCGGCTGATCGGCCCCGACCAGCCGTGGCTCTCGACCACTGCCTTCCTCGACAAGATCGACCAGAACCTGCAGAAGGCCATGGCGTAA
- a CDS encoding extracellular solute-binding protein, with the protein MTAKMKWENTMHQIKRLLSLAAVLIAIASPALAKSLVVYSPQGEENVQWIIDQAKAAGHDVQFLRAPGGELFDRLVAEKNNPQADVVLGMVDASMALLKKNGLFQPYTPAWAADLPAHYKDKEGIVYKFWSTPVVIAYESDKLAAERAPKSWLDLTRGEYKGKYVIGNTAWQTTRVYLAGILARFLDDKGEVTQAGWDFLGAFYANAIVVDDADARKEAFKSGGAVINLNWFGGVIKDARELGMQVKVIDPEGGTPVISEGVAIMARTDQLEQAKAFVDWFGSADVMAGYAKKFGQVPVLPAALAKSPPEVQANAKLVKAQPIDWDAVAPKLDGWLQKIELEIR; encoded by the coding sequence ATGACCGCCAAAATGAAATGGGAGAACACCATGCACCAGATCAAACGATTGTTGAGCCTCGCCGCCGTGCTGATCGCGATCGCCTCTCCGGCCTTGGCAAAGAGTCTCGTCGTTTATTCACCTCAGGGGGAAGAGAACGTTCAATGGATAATCGACCAGGCTAAAGCCGCCGGTCACGACGTGCAGTTTCTGCGCGCACCCGGAGGAGAACTTTTTGATCGGCTGGTCGCCGAGAAGAACAACCCCCAGGCCGACGTCGTACTTGGCATGGTCGACGCGTCTATGGCTCTGCTCAAAAAGAATGGCCTGTTCCAGCCATACACACCAGCCTGGGCGGCGGACCTGCCTGCGCACTACAAGGACAAGGAAGGCATTGTCTACAAATTCTGGAGCACACCGGTCGTCATCGCCTATGAGTCTGACAAGCTTGCCGCTGAGCGGGCGCCGAAAAGCTGGCTGGACCTGACAAGGGGCGAATACAAAGGCAAATACGTCATCGGCAACACCGCCTGGCAGACGACAAGGGTCTATCTTGCCGGCATCTTGGCCCGGTTCCTCGACGACAAGGGCGAAGTCACTCAGGCTGGATGGGATTTTCTTGGCGCATTCTATGCGAACGCGATCGTTGTCGATGACGCCGATGCGCGCAAGGAAGCCTTCAAATCGGGCGGTGCGGTCATCAATCTGAACTGGTTCGGCGGCGTCATCAAGGACGCCAGGGAACTCGGCATGCAAGTCAAGGTCATTGACCCGGAAGGTGGCACGCCCGTCATCTCTGAAGGCGTGGCGATCATGGCGAGAACCGATCAGCTGGAGCAGGCAAAGGCATTCGTCGACTGGTTCGGCTCTGCCGATGTCATGGCCGGCTACGCCAAGAAATTCGGTCAGGTTCCGGTGCTGCCGGCGGCGTTGGCCAAATCACCGCCAGAGGTGCAGGCGAATGCGAAACTAGTCAAGGCGCAGCCGATCGATTGGGATGCCGTCGCGCCCAAACTGGACGGCTGGTTGCAGAAGATCGAGCTAGAAATCCGGTGA
- a CDS encoding sugar phosphate isomerase/epimerase family protein: protein MDTCITVWHWPHQERWYDEGIRNSLTLIKEAGFTHINWNPDSGSSYWLADAEIEFTSRIVADAGLKVHSVHASNGRNPITEIGYKNPGPFAMETRKDFLSPHEWQRRSGVELLRNRVDLAAAFQSPNIVLHIDINDNVFGSGAAERAFFDPLYQSLDEIRPYCVEKGVQIAAETLLCANAQNFLNLYDRLFARYGKEFIGVCFDCGHWELIEPGKLSVLERFADRLIATHIHDNFGAMDNHLLPFDGRLDWHTIASAIAATPYQTPLNFETPMDRYGIPESAYYRRAHSVAVRLEEMVAEARERKST, encoded by the coding sequence TTGGATACCTGCATCACCGTCTGGCATTGGCCGCACCAGGAGCGTTGGTACGACGAAGGCATTCGCAACTCGCTCACCCTCATTAAGGAAGCTGGCTTCACACACATCAACTGGAATCCCGACTCCGGCAGTTCGTACTGGCTGGCCGACGCCGAGATCGAGTTTACAAGCAGGATCGTGGCCGATGCTGGGCTGAAAGTGCACTCGGTTCATGCCAGCAATGGCCGCAATCCTATCACCGAGATCGGCTACAAAAACCCGGGCCCTTTCGCGATGGAGACGCGCAAGGACTTCCTGTCGCCGCATGAATGGCAGCGCCGCAGCGGAGTAGAGCTGTTGCGTAACCGTGTCGACTTGGCGGCCGCGTTCCAGTCCCCAAATATTGTTCTGCACATAGATATCAACGACAACGTCTTCGGCAGCGGAGCCGCCGAACGAGCGTTCTTCGATCCCCTTTACCAGTCTCTCGACGAGATCAGGCCTTACTGCGTCGAAAAGGGCGTCCAGATTGCCGCGGAAACTCTCCTTTGCGCCAACGCCCAGAATTTCCTCAACCTCTATGATCGATTGTTCGCTCGATACGGCAAGGAGTTCATCGGCGTCTGCTTCGATTGTGGCCACTGGGAACTGATCGAGCCAGGCAAGCTCAGCGTGCTTGAGCGTTTCGCGGATCGCCTCATCGCTACTCACATTCACGACAATTTCGGAGCAATGGATAACCATCTCTTGCCATTCGACGGACGATTAGATTGGCACACGATCGCCTCGGCGATCGCCGCAACTCCTTATCAGACCCCGCTCAACTTCGAGACGCCGATGGACCGGTATGGGATTCCAGAATCCGCCTACTATCGCCGCGCTCACAGTGTTGCTGTTAGGCTCGAGGAGATGGTCGCCGAGGCGCGCGAGAGGAAAAGCACGTGA
- a CDS encoding ROK family transcriptional regulator, whose amino-acid sequence MAADNLTRLEPMDLSRNERRLVELIFVGKQIARVDLAERSGMTGASVTRLIGRLIEIGLLIEVVERTGAQGQPRRLLSLRADRYLSAGITFSVSRMEVAIADLAGKILTSRSVDIETSTALSVAEAAQAAIAAMLTDLGTPKDRLLGVGCSVPGNFGTMSHILKAHSFFPAFDDGEADQAFKATFEAPYYIENDGTAASLGEYVFGGRIPQPDPMFFIHIGHGVGGGAVIDGRPYRGVNGNACLPGVLYPYDQPRPSGQDLFATLNSAGFAIHDFIDLDRLPDSAEAALEIWIERAGKQLSETVRVATAMFDPALIVLGGRLPELVTDRLVRAISSQPILGPSRGLEAAAVEASRLGPRAGAIGAACIPFFASLFSAAVADDGSPYLNGRKPKSRP is encoded by the coding sequence TTGGCTGCTGACAATTTGACACGCTTGGAACCAATGGACCTTTCACGGAACGAACGACGACTGGTCGAACTGATTTTCGTAGGCAAGCAGATTGCGCGGGTCGACCTGGCGGAACGGTCAGGCATGACAGGTGCTTCTGTCACTCGGCTGATAGGTCGCTTAATTGAGATCGGACTTCTGATCGAGGTGGTCGAGCGGACCGGCGCCCAAGGCCAGCCTCGGCGCTTGCTGAGCTTGCGGGCTGACCGATATCTTTCCGCGGGAATAACATTCTCGGTCTCCCGAATGGAGGTAGCAATTGCTGATCTAGCGGGTAAGATTCTTACCTCCCGATCTGTAGACATCGAGACCAGCACAGCTTTGTCTGTGGCAGAGGCGGCGCAGGCTGCTATCGCAGCGATGCTGACCGATCTTGGCACGCCTAAAGATCGCCTTCTCGGGGTCGGCTGCTCGGTGCCCGGCAATTTCGGCACGATGTCGCACATCCTCAAGGCCCACAGCTTCTTCCCGGCTTTCGATGATGGTGAGGCGGACCAAGCTTTTAAAGCGACTTTCGAAGCGCCCTATTACATCGAGAATGATGGAACAGCTGCATCGCTCGGAGAGTATGTGTTCGGCGGACGCATCCCGCAGCCTGATCCGATGTTCTTCATTCACATCGGACACGGTGTCGGGGGAGGGGCGGTTATCGACGGGCGGCCGTACCGCGGTGTCAATGGAAACGCCTGCCTGCCCGGAGTTCTCTACCCGTACGACCAGCCGCGCCCATCCGGCCAAGACCTTTTTGCCACCCTCAACAGTGCCGGCTTCGCCATCCACGACTTCATCGACCTCGATCGGTTGCCAGATAGCGCCGAAGCGGCGTTAGAAATCTGGATTGAACGCGCCGGAAAGCAGCTCAGCGAGACGGTGCGTGTAGCTACGGCGATGTTCGACCCCGCGCTGATTGTCCTTGGGGGACGGCTGCCAGAACTAGTGACAGACAGGCTGGTACGCGCAATTTCCAGTCAGCCAATCCTTGGCCCGTCGCGCGGCTTGGAGGCTGCCGCAGTTGAGGCCTCTCGACTTGGCCCTCGCGCCGGCGCGATCGGGGCGGCCTGCATTCCGTTCTTTGCCTCTCTCTTTTCCGCCGCCGTCGCAGACGATGGCAGTCCTTACCTTAACGGTCGCAAGCCCAAATCCCGACCTTAG
- a CDS encoding sugar ABC transporter substrate-binding protein, with translation MTIDIGNMSRRELLKSASVAALVAGAGSLAIPRRGAAQDANTVRVLSVEDPFFFSMKALVPEYEKETGIKVELESLSYDALQSRLVSAFVAKTSDADVIVVDQMWLGQYLDNGWIISLNDFIAKDSEFDLSDFIPEVLYSSNMWRGQVGTLPVAAYAQGVMYRKDVFDELGIAAPPTETSEDWTWTKYIDTLKSMEGKSFGGKPLFPTVVCGSQPSPIVHMFTQVSASHGANWFKSFPAAPWDFAPQLTSPAWIKSVEVYRQLYKLSPPEAINYVWFDAGTRFAKGDIGMFYWWTPYFYLIKNSGYMTGKKSDVMDKYATAALPKAEGVPQTVSLGGWSLGIPSSSERQEAGYAFIKWATSKATQKKMALWPDLNYQFSDFARVSLYEDEEVKAIYPYLDVQYAMMKQGNGKVTRPPVPGYTAIESVLGLTLNQLLTGSEEPKTGLERANSLFESILKGNLMIPYQKDSYTDTLDGAKALIAKN, from the coding sequence ATGACAATCGATATCGGAAATATGTCGCGACGTGAGCTGCTGAAAAGCGCTTCCGTCGCAGCTCTTGTGGCTGGCGCGGGATCATTGGCCATTCCACGGAGGGGTGCCGCGCAGGATGCGAACACCGTGCGCGTCCTGTCCGTTGAAGACCCGTTCTTCTTCTCGATGAAGGCGCTCGTGCCAGAATACGAGAAGGAAACTGGCATCAAGGTGGAACTTGAGAGCCTCTCCTATGACGCCCTTCAGTCTCGCCTCGTGTCTGCCTTTGTCGCCAAGACCTCCGACGCCGATGTCATCGTCGTCGATCAGATGTGGCTCGGGCAATATCTCGACAACGGCTGGATCATCTCGCTGAACGATTTTATTGCCAAGGACAGCGAATTCGACCTCTCCGACTTCATCCCCGAGGTCCTTTACTCCTCGAATATGTGGCGCGGCCAGGTCGGCACATTGCCGGTCGCCGCCTATGCGCAGGGTGTCATGTACCGCAAGGATGTCTTTGACGAACTCGGCATTGCGGCACCGCCGACCGAGACGTCGGAAGACTGGACCTGGACGAAATACATCGACACCCTGAAGTCGATGGAAGGCAAATCCTTCGGCGGCAAGCCGCTCTTTCCAACCGTTGTTTGCGGTTCCCAGCCGTCGCCGATCGTCCACATGTTCACGCAGGTGTCGGCAAGCCACGGTGCGAACTGGTTCAAATCGTTCCCGGCCGCTCCGTGGGACTTCGCCCCACAGCTGACAAGCCCGGCCTGGATCAAGTCTGTTGAAGTTTACAGGCAGCTCTACAAGCTGTCTCCTCCAGAAGCGATCAACTATGTCTGGTTCGATGCCGGGACCCGTTTTGCCAAGGGCGATATCGGGATGTTCTACTGGTGGACCCCGTACTTCTATCTGATCAAGAACTCGGGCTACATGACCGGCAAGAAGTCGGATGTCATGGACAAGTACGCAACTGCGGCCTTGCCGAAAGCCGAGGGGGTGCCTCAGACGGTCAGCCTCGGCGGCTGGAGCCTTGGGATCCCATCCAGCTCGGAACGGCAAGAGGCAGGCTACGCTTTCATCAAATGGGCGACCTCGAAGGCCACGCAGAAGAAAATGGCTCTTTGGCCGGACCTCAACTATCAGTTCTCCGACTTTGCGCGCGTTTCGCTCTATGAAGACGAGGAAGTCAAGGCGATCTATCCTTACCTCGACGTGCAATATGCGATGATGAAGCAGGGCAATGGCAAGGTCACGCGCCCGCCTGTACCTGGTTACACAGCCATCGAAAGCGTGTTGGGTCTCACATTGAACCAGCTTCTGACCGGTAGCGAAGAGCCGAAGACCGGCCTCGAGCGCGCCAACAGCCTGTTCGAGAGCATCCTGAAGGGCAATCTCATGATCCCTTATCAGAAGGATAGCTACACAGATACTCTTGATGGGGCCAAAGCCCTGATCGCCAAGAACTAA